In Limanda limanda chromosome 21, fLimLim1.1, whole genome shotgun sequence, a genomic segment contains:
- the si:ch211-180a12.2 gene encoding LOW QUALITY PROTEIN: uncharacterized protein si:ch211-180a12.2 (The sequence of the model RefSeq protein was modified relative to this genomic sequence to represent the inferred CDS: substituted 1 base at 1 genomic stop codon), whose protein sequence is MRCKVLVYVGLLALIKHGSPREIQAGPDDNATLPCNVTFPVPVNQSLITVSWISNGSAIASFGNEATQIKEGFFWRTSDFISGNFSLYVLRATLALQGVYECTVSYNSTILHSSNVTFSIIASPTLSIPQQWVVLETESQFICNANGFYPPPVSFSWTRDGQVVHPPHPVEGEQAPDGFYTAVGNLTLYPSREDQNVTFGCKVSHNGNNQELDFQLNITYLPSVRLSSLPSHSNNNPLTLYCDLESFYPEEVSVSWTQNGTSLPEPPATEQNPDGTYSTRNYYTLSPEQREQGGKVQCLVNQPGVIVPVSGSADMEKLDPQDESPVLTKSAKASVALMCISIVLVFLLCFGFSWRRRDEKQKSLTVSGIILPPRVIIGKKGRVTVSIEGRRVDRVQTAWFLNNTPISDTSFTASEKGPLLPSRGEMAYYKLHTEGPLHSTGSGTQQLISAMTFMPQISIHKSAVFKCEVSYIGKDKIVVERVSEKFTILQLIPSMXNIPGCEKLHPSHLYPADVISMTVRATHFHPDVITFRWFCQGGELSPVASQASSSPRPNSEGFFSAYSQCKLPQSELEKGGTKVWVSVHHIALKQPVTRETRGFMRRPCVSEIFSSASSPDQTSTLGCEITNFYPPNVAVTWLKLREGEQDDREEEVVDGGELWGPLQTQPRIYRATAFLKRRATSQGKKERRGGIMCRVEHCSLQEPIERQWKHVDIETKAAVTDPDAEGIEYIDEKVDGENNNIERDEDMNAEVDEDSDREAVDDSGALHINRVNLSKGPRENERACMRVCVEITHPALKLPVYRTWTEPNEEMSYSA, encoded by the exons ATGCGGTGTAAAGTCCTCGTCTATGTCGGCCTCCTGGCTCTCATAAAGCATG GGTCTCCAAGAGAAATTCAGGCCGGCCCAGATGATAATGCAACCCTCCCTTGCAATGTGACATTCCCTGTTCCTGTGAACCAGTCTCTCATCACTGTCAGCTGGATAAGTAACGGCTCTGCTATCGCCTCATTCGGAAACGAGGCAACGCAAATAAAGGAAGGCTTCTTCTGGCGCACCAGTGATTTCATCAGTGGAAACTTTTCACTGTACGTCCTCAGAGCTACTCTCGCTCTGCAGGGGGTGTATGAATGCACGGTCAGCTACAACTCCACCATCCTGCACTCCAGCAACGTTACCTTCAGTATCATCG cttccCCCACTCTCTCAATCCCTCAGCAGTGGGTGGTGTTAGAGACAGAGAGCCAGTTCATATGCAACGCAAATGGTTTCTaccctcctcctgtctctttctcctgGACCAGAGACGGGCAGGTGGTTCATCCTCCCCACCCGGTCGAAGGTGAACAGGCTCCAGACGGTTTCTACACGGCCGTGGGCAACTTGACCCTCTACCCGTCCCGTGAGGACCAGAATGTGACCTTTGGCTGCAAAGTGTCACACAATGGAAACAATCAAGAGCTGGATTTCCAACTCAACATCACAT ATCTCCCGTCTGTGCGACTCTCTTCGTTGCCGTCGCACTCCAACAACAATCCTCTCACTCTCTACTGTGACCTGGAGAGTTTCTACCCTGAGGAAGTGTCGGTGTCCTGGACTCAAAATGGCACAAGCCTCCCCGAGCCCCCGGCCACTGAGCAAAACCCAGACGGGACCTACAGCACCAGAAACTATTATACTTTGAGCCCCGAGCAGAGGGAGCAGGGTGGGAAGGTGCAGTGCTTGGTGAACCAACCTGGGGTAATTGTCCCAGTCAGCGGCTCGGCAGACATGGAGAAACTGGATCCACAAG ATGAGTCTCCGGTGTTGACGAAATCCGCCAAAGCATCTGTGGCTCTGATGTGCATTTCTATCGTGCTGGTCTTCCTGCTCTGCTTCGGCTTTTcttggaggagaagagatg AGAAGCAGAAGTCTCTCACCGTGTCGGGGATCATCCTCCCTCCACGTGTGATCATTGGTAAAAAGGGCCGAGTGACAGTGAGCATCGAAGGCAGGAGAGTGGACCGAGTCCAGACAGCCTGGTTCCTCAATAATACCCCTATCTCCGACACCTCATTCACAG CATCAGAGAAAGGCCCCCTGCTGCCCTCCAGAGGCGAGATGGCGTACTACAAGCTGCACACCGAGGGGCCACTGCACTCGACTGGAAGTGGCACCCAGCAGCTGATCTCCGCAATGACCTTCATGCCCCAGATTTCAATCCACAAGTCGGCAGTGTTCAAGTGTGAGGTCTCCTACATTGGCAAGGACAAGATCGTGGTGGAGAGGGTGTCCGAGAAGTTCACGATTCT ACAGTTAATCCCCTCAATGTAAAACATTCCTGGTTGTGAGAAGCTCCATCCCTCACATCTCTATCCTGCAGATGTCATCAGCATGACAGTACGGGCAACACATTTCCATCCGGACGTCATCACCTTCCGCTGGTTCTGTCAGGGCGGTGAGCTGAGCCCCGTGGCCTCCCAGGCCTCGTCCTCCCCGAGGCCCAATTCGGAGGGTTTCTTTTCGGCCTACAGCCAGTGCAAGTTGCCCCAGAGTGAACTGGAAAAGGGAGGAACTAAAGTGTGGGTCAGTGTCCACCACATCGCCCTGAAGCAGCCAGTCACCCGCGAAACCAGAG GCTTCATGAGGAGGCCGTGCGTGTCCGAAATCTTCAGCTCCGCCTCTTCCCCGGATCAGACTTCAACCTTGGGATGTGAAATCACAAATTTCTACCCTCCGAACGTCGCAGTGACTTGGCTGAAgctcagagagggagagcaggacgacagggaggaggaggtggtcgaCGGAGGAGAGCTGTGGGGCCCCTTACAGACTCAGCCCAGAATCTACAGGGCCACAGCCTTTCTGAAGAGGAGGGCAACAAGTCAGGGGAAGAAGGAGAGACGAGGAGGGATTATGTGCAGGGTGGAGCACTGTTCCCTACAGGAGCCCATTGAGAGGCAGTGGAAACATGTTGACATTG AAACAAAAGCTGCTGTTACGGACCCTGACGCCGAAGGGATCGAGTACATTGACGAAAAAGTGGACGGAGAGAACAACAACATTGAGAGGGATGAGGACATGAACGCGGAGGTGGACGAGGACAGCGACAGAGAGGCGGTGGACGACTCGGGCGCGTTGCACATCAACAGAGTCAACCTGAGCAAAGGCCCCAGAGAGAACGAGCGAGCGTGCATGAGAGTGTGCGTGGAGATCACACACCCGGCCCTCAAGCTTCCTGTTTATCGAACGTGGACAG